A genomic region of Colletotrichum destructivum chromosome 5, complete sequence contains the following coding sequences:
- a CDS encoding Putative FAS1 domain-containing protein, which yields MLSSLLKAGVFSLLSLAGLVAGKQDDLGSVLQSKSNLSTYYNLIKKYPEVILKLPSYDGVTIIAPSNAAFENIPGTQLNGIWNESDPSIAVPILEYHILQGTVSTSALESGPSVLHSSLLQDPAWTNVTGGQNVMVNKQPGNVTVFTSSEGIRTTQVEADIKFAGGLIQVVDNLMIPPARLENTTDSFQLPAFLGALYTARLLPSLSERKNVTIFAPRNEAFQRVAGSLRDLDEDAVRNILNYHVVTGRILASSDLKNGTNLTTLSRQDLNVIRSGNNLFLNSAQIVQPDILLANGILHIVDNVLNPNAASATPNPTAVSQPPVFPESSASGLPFTSAIPCTVSCPVTTTATPTAASTRASMTAIRTATSPGAAARTGVAAGAALLAGLAALT from the exons ATGCTCTCGTCACTTCTCAAGGCTGGCGTGTTCAGCCTTCTGTCGTTGGCCGGCCTCGTTGCCGGTAAACAAGATGACCTTGGGAGCGTTCTTCAGTCCAAATCAAATCTGTCTACTTATTACAACCTGATCAAA AAATACCCCGAAGTCATTCTCAAGCTTCCCAGCTACGATGGCGTCACA ATCATTGCGCCATCCAACGCGGCCTTCGAGAACATTCCCGGTACCCAACTTAACGGCATCTGGAACGAGTCGGACCCCTCTATCGCCGTCCCCATCCTGGAATACCACATCCTCCAAGGCACAGTCTCGACCAGCGCTCTCGAATCGGGTCCGTCGGTCCTGCACTCCTCGCTGCTTCAGGACCCGGCCTGGACCAACGTCACTGGCGGACAGAATGTCATGGTGAACAAGCAGCCCGGCAACGTCACCGTCTTCACCTCGTCCGAGGGCATCCGTACCACCCAGGTCGAAGCTGACATCAAGTTTGCCGGCGGCCTCatccaggtcgtcgacaaTCTCATGATTCCCCCTGCCAGGCTCGAGAACACGACCGACTCCTTCCAGCTCCCCGCCTTCCTGGGGGCGCTCTACACCGCCAGACTCCTACCCTCGCTGTCGGAGAGGAAGAACGTGACCATCTTCGCCCCGCGTAACGAGGCCTTCCAGCGCGTCGCCGGATCCCTCCGAGACCTGGACGAAGACGCTGTCCGGAACATCCTCAACTACCACGTCGTCACAGGCCGCATCCTCGCCTCGTCGGACCTCAAGAACGGCACGAACCTGACCACACTGTCCCGGCAGGATCTCAATGTCATCCGCTCTGGCAACAACCTCTTCCTCAACTCGGCACAGATCGTCCAGCCCGACATCCTCCTCGCAAATGGCATCCTTCACATCGTCGACAACGTCCTGAACCCGAacgcggcctcggcgacgccgaacCCCACCGCCGTTAGCCAGCCGCCCGTCTTCCCCGAGAGCTCGGCGTCTGGGCTGCCGTTCACGTCGGCGATTCCCTGCACCGTGAGCTGTCCCGTGACAACCACCGCGACTCCCACGGCAGCATCGACAAGGGCATCGATGACGGCCATCAGGACTGCCACGAGCCCCGGTGCCGCGGCGCGGACTGGCGTGGCTGCTGGAGCGGCTTTGCTTGCAGGATTGGCAGCGCTGACTTGA
- a CDS encoding Putative glycosyltransferase 2, nucleotide-diphospho-sugar transferase codes for MGIGGYFKSEKPEASGGGSPPQPSRSNTAPMMEKGPSVRSSTNDMELQPPTPRYNSRPQSVSGRSTHSNGSSMFLDDIKHEVMVNYLYQQQCSHLWVSDGSGEIEGVLLRKARGQYMACPPQLGNSPFAEACAALNVQCSMTVNSRVIKTFLQWSPDAVDVPLMNGLRVQILPTIEDLPRARKHQFAAFIAAEGLLVVWDDDALHLVQRAKAIESELMELVWKAGADEDEGDEKKGPNVADYEIDEESGEIKPEKRPVHLLNTYLVSITLVLVVVSLGAAWRQLAIEVSVDGEYLRLALVALFPLQIFFTLFFAQVIVGCLAQIFGPIRQLTINSKFYSARPPPRLQSAVLPHVTVQCPVYKEGLAGVIVPTVKSIKQAMSTYELQGGSANMFMNDDGLQLISEEERRARIEFYADNSIGWVARPKHGENGFTRKGKFKKASNMNFGLMISLKVEEKLQAISRPVEWTQHDEAQAYEHALKEVLEEDGRAWADGNIRVGDYILIIDSDTQVPADCFLDAVSEMEQSPDVGIMQFSSGVMQVVHTYFENGITFFTNLIYSAIRYTVSNGDVAPFVGHNAILRWSAIQQVGYFDEDGYEKFWSESHVSEDFDMSLRLQCNGYIIRLAAWAGEGFKEGVSLTVYDELARWEKYAYGCNELLFHPIRTWLWRGPFTPLFRKFLFSNIRFTSKITVVSYIGTYYAIGAAWIMTSVNYFLMGWYNGYLDKYYVDSWQVWFSIIIVFNGLGNVALAIMRYRVGEKSLLWAFFENIKWTFLLAIFLGGLSLHVSQALLAHMFEIDMSWGSTSKEAEFSNFFIEVPKVLKKFKFSMIFSCVFIAGMIILAVAPFIPHDWRITDFVAILPMATVSASHLLLPIALNPALMTFSW; via the exons ATGGGCATCGGTGGCTACTTCAAGTCCGAGAAGCCTGAAGCTTCCGGCGGTGGCAGTCCGCCCCAGCCCAGTCGCTCAAACACGGCCCCTATGATGGAGAAAGGTCCATCCGTCAGGTCGAGCACCAACGATATGGAGCTTCAACCGCCCACACCTCGCTACAACTCCAGGCCCCAGTCCGTTTCCGGCCGTTCGACGCATTCCAATGGCAGCTCCATGTTCCTAGACGACATCAAGCACGAGGTCATGGTCAACTACCTCTATCAGCAACAGTGCTCTCATCTCTGGGTCAGTGACGGATCTGGCGAGATTGAAGGTGTGCTTCTTCGTAAGGCCAGAGGCCAGTACATGGCATGCCCGCCGCAGCTTGGCAACTCCCCGTTCGCTGAGGCCTGCGCCGCCCTCAATGTCCAATGCTCCATGACGGTCAACTCTCGTGTTATCAAGACGTTTCTTCAATGGTCTCCGGACGCTGTTGACGTCCCTTTGATGAACGGTCTCAGGGTACAGATCCTGCCCACCATCGAGGATCTCCCCAGAGCGAGAAAGCACCAGTTCGCGGCTTTCATTGCTGCCGAAGGGCTTCTGGTGGTctgggacgacgatgcgCTGCATCTCGTCCAGAGAGCCAAGGCTATCGAGTCGGAGCTCATGGAGCTAGTCTGGaaagccggcgccgatgaggacgagggcgacgagaagaaagGCCCCAACGTTGCCGATTAcgagatcgacgaggagagcggcGAGATCAAGCCCGAGAAACGGCCCGTTCACCTTCTCAACACCTACTTGGTGTCCATTACCctcgtactcgtcgtcgtctcgctCGGTGCCGCCTGGAGGCAACTCGCCATTGAGGTATCTGTTGACGGGGAGTACCTGCGTCTGGCTCTCGTTGCCCTCTTCCCGCTGCAGATCTTCTTCACGCTGTTCTTCGCCCAGGTCATTGTTGGTTGTTTGGCCCAGATCTTCGGGCCCATTCGCCAACTGACCATCAACTCCAAGTTCTACTCGGCCCGTCCTCCCCCTAGACTGCAGAGCGCGGTCCTCCCCCACGTCACCGTCCAGTGCCCCGTATACAAGGAGGGTCTCGCCGGTGTCATTGTCCCTACGGTCAAGTCCATCAAGCAGGCCATGTCCACCTACGAACTCCAAGGTGGCTCCGCCAACATGTTCAtgaacgacgacggtctcCAGTTGATCTCTgaggaggagcgccgcgCGCGCATCGAGTTCTACGCCGACAACAGCATCGGCTGGGTCGCCCGTCCCAAACACGGCGAGAACGGCTTCACCCGCAAGGGCAAGTTCAAGAAGGCGTCCAACATGAACTTTGGCTTGATGATCTCCCTCAAGGTCGAAGAGAAGCTCCAGGCCATATCTCGCCCCGTCGAATGGACCCAGCACGACGAAGCCCAGGCCTATGAGCATGCCCTCAAGGAGGTtctcgaggaagacggccgtGCCTGGGCTGACGGTAACATTCGTGTCGGTGACTACATTCTCATCATCGATTCCGACACTCAAGTCCCCGCCGACTGCTTCCTGGACGCTGTTTCTGAGATGGAGCAGTCTCCCGATGTTGGTATTATGCAGTTTTCCTCGGGCGTCATGCAGGTCGTCCATACCTACTTCGAGAACGGCATTACTTTCTTCACCAACCTCATCTACAGCGCCATCCGCTACACCGTCTCCAACGGTGATGTCGCTCCCTTTGTCGGCCACAACGCCATCCTCCGCTGGAGCGCCATTCAGCAGGTCGGCTATTTTGACGAGGACGGCTACGAGAAGTTCTGGTCCGAGTCGCACGTGTCCGAGGACTTTGATATGTCGCTTCGTCTCCAGTGCAATGGCTACATCATCCGCTTAGCTGCCTGGGCCGGCGAAGGTTTCAAGGAGGGCGTGTCTCTTACCGTGTACGACGAGCTTGCGCGTTGGGAAAAGTACGCATATGGCTGCAACGAGCTTCTCTTCCACCCCATCCGCACCTGGCTCTGGAGAGGTCCCTTCACTCCGCTGTTCCGCAAGTTTCTTTTTAGCAATATCCGCTTCACCTCCAAGATCACTGTCGTGTCGTACATTGGCACCTACTATGCCATTGGCGCCGCCTGGATCATGACGTCGGTCAACTACTTCCTCATGGGCTGGTACAACGGGTACCTCGACAAGTACTACGTCGACTCGTGGCAGGTCTGgttctccatcatcatcgtcttcaacggcctcggcaacgtcGCTCTGGCCATCATGCGCTACCGCGTTGGTGAGAAGAGCCTGCTCTGGGCCTTCTTCGAGAACATCAAGTGGActttcctcctcgccatTTTCCTTGGTGGTCTGAGTCTGCACGTAAGCCAGGCTCTCCTGGCTCATATGTTCGAGATCGACATGTCGTGGGGCTCGACCTCCAAGGAAGCCGAGTTTTCTAACTTCTTCATTGAGGTGCCCAAGGTTTTGAAAAAG TTCAAATTCTCCATGATCTTCTCCTGCGTCTTCATCGCTGGTATGATCATTCTGGCCGTCGCGCCATTCATCCCCCACGATTGGCGGATTACGGACTTCGTTGCCATCCTGCCTATGGCTACCGTCTCGGCCAGCCACTTGCTTCTGCCCATCGCACTCAACCCGGCGCTCATGACCTTCTCGTGGTAA
- a CDS encoding Putative glycoside hydrolase family 16, concanavalin A-like lectin/glucanase domain superfamily: MDQDHYGQGYYSRPVAGMPSTATTASATPNRPSTPNTENSRNPFGDGIESQASQRGPVGTNPFGTPAVSRPASSFGSSSAIGARFDERSQRYFHSRRIRKEDVEKPWLDKSDPKEKWVTIIPIVGIFIGLAVSGFLVWDGIRSVVKHKYCPVLMEDFASGSLDSNVWTKEVEVGGFGNGEFQMTTADDENVFIKDGNLFIRPTLTDSALIEKDTVIDLLKDGTCTSDQPSSCIAATNTTAGNSSIVPPTRSGRINTKKGATIKYGRVEVVAKLPKGDWLWPAIWMMPVDSTYGPWPLSGEIDILESRGNNWTYSQGGNNIASSALHWGPDQANDAWWRTNNKRQALHTTYADGFNTFGLEWSQKYIFTYINSRLLQVLYTNFEEPMWQRGDFPQTNSNGSRLEDVWSQTGRANTPFDQRFYLIINVAVGGTNGWFEDGKSGKPWVGTSPNAKKDFWQARDQWLPTWTSPELTVSKVSMWQQCDGNEEL, encoded by the exons ATGGACCAGGACCACTACGGCCAGGGCTACTACTCCCGCCCTGTAGCCGGAATGCCCTCGACAGCTaccacggcctcggccacccCTAATCGCCCCAGCACTCCCAACACAGAAAACAGCCGCAACCCCTTTGGCGACGGCATCGAGTCACAGGCTTCTCAGAGGGGCCCCGTCGGCACGAATCCATTCGGCACCCCCGCCGTCTCCCGTCCTGCCTCGAGCTTCGGCTCGTCCAGCGCTATCGGCGCCCGTTTTGATGAACGCTCTCAGCGCTACTTTCACTCGAGACGCATTCGCAAGGAAGACGTCGAGAAGCCTTGGTTGGACAAGTCCGACCCCAAGGAGAAATGGGTCACCATCAtccccatcgtcggcatcttCATCGGCCTCGCAGTCTCGGGTTTCCTCGTCTGGGACGGCATCCGCAGCGTCGTCAAGCACAAGTACTGCCCCGTGCTCATGGAGGACTTTGCCTCGGGCAGCCTGGACTCCAACGTCTGGACTaaggaggtcgaggtcggcggctTCGG CAATGGCGAGTTTCAGATGACtaccgccgacgacgagaacgtCTTCATCAAGGACGGCAACCTCTTCATTCGTCCCACTCTCACAGACTCGGCCCTCATTGAGAAGGACACCGTCATTGACCTGCTCAAGGATGGCACTTGCACCTCTGACCAGCCCTCGTCTTGCATCGCTGCCACCAACACCACGGCCGGCAACTCGTCCATTGTGCCACCCACCAGGTCCGGTCGCATAAACACCAAGAAGGGCGCAACCATCAAGTACGGtcgcgtcgaggtcgtcgccaagctgccCAAGGGCGACTGGCTCTGGCCCGCTATCTGGATGATGCCCGTCGATAGCACCTACGGACCTTGGCCGCTGTCTGGCGAGATTGACATTCTCGAGTCCCGCGGCAACAACTGGACCTACAGCCAGGGCGGCAACAACATCGCCTCGTCCGCTCTCCACTGGGGCCCCGACCAGGCAAACGACGCCTGGTGGCGCACCAACAACAAGCGTCAGGCCCTGCACACAACGTACGCCGACGGCTTTAACACGTTTGGTCTCGAATGGTCCCAGAAGTACATCTTCACCTATATCAACAGCCGACTGCTCCAGGTTCTCTACACAAACTTCGAGGAGCCCATGTGGCAGCGCGGCGACTTCCCCCAGACCAACTCCAACGGCTCCCGTCTCGAGGACGTTTGGAGCCAGACGGGCCGCGCCAACACGCCCTTTGACCAGCGTTTCTACCTCATCATCAATGTCGCTGTCGGAGGCACCAACGGCTGgttcgaggacggcaagtCGGGCAAGCCTTGGGTTGGCACCAGCCCCAACGCCAAGAAGGACTTTTGGCAGGCCCGCGACCAGTGGCTCCCCACGTGGACGTCGCCCGAGCTCACTGTCTCCAAGGTCTCCATGTGGCAGCAGTGTGACGGCAACGAAGAGTTGTAA
- a CDS encoding Putative chromo/chromo shadow domain, AAA+ ATPase domain, armadillo-like helical, ABC transporter, protein MPHPVTPPLSQQEQQATMTVVAKGDAPPPPSQEEVSAFLTSIFTATTSAASVDAAYGLCEVLNNTVGFAGLHQYGILAEVKKAAANKKSPQLRESAQNLLGALFERMPPKSPLSEVVFLLQDGGVVPCALDALADKGSVVRESAQYALDALFNNLSPEALVVGLLPVLHTYLTKKTGKWQGTAAALLLLQKIADKAKQTVGSTQEQAEEQDVLRETMGTKLAGLIPLVEGGMHDLKSEVEKQAVQTMTALTGIMSNDDVAPRIPLLIDTMHHPSTETLRKAIHALSMTTFVAIVTSPVLALLTPLLERSLNTPTTAQEVLRQTVVVVENLTKLVHDPIEARTFLPKLQPGVKGVYDRASLPEVRELAKRALDVIEKAMGDDKDLIERVSGDDVAKILEAEIKKNGGLANADAFKLARPYICDQVAEDVNHRFVRRISARISPYLQALLNNPAATTAVAEGVQKHYVEEDERKYGVPEKEDDGETEIVNAHFSLAYGGMLLLSHTNLRLLKGHRYGLCGRNGAGKSTLMRSIANGKLEGFPPQDVLRTIYVEHNQGEDADISILDFVLKDSEIEARGRDKVIEVLAEFGFTDGPDGRQSHKVGSLSGGWKMKLALARAMLKGADVLLLDEPTNHLDVANIAWLETYLKTHPDITSLIVSHDSGFLDNVTTDIYHYEPNKKLACYKGNLANFVKLRPEAKSYYTLSASQVQFKFPPPGILTGVKSLTRAIIRMTGVSYQYPKAPKPSLSEVTCQLTLSSRVAIIGPNGAGKSTLIKILTGEVIPTTGKVEKHPNLRIGYIKQHALEHVEMHLEKTPNQYLQWRYANGDDREVHMKQTRMLSEKDREQMDKLIDLKDGKSARQIETIVGRQKYKKTFQYEVKWRGYLPKYNTQVSRETMIEWGFSKLIQEFDDHEASREGLGYRELQPTVISKHFEDLGLDPEIANHNEIGSLSGGQKVKVVIAGAMWNNPHLLVLDEPTNFLDRDSLGGLAVAIREFKGGVILISHNEEFVGALCSEQWHVNDGRVALRGNAAINLGSFEDSSAPGSAIASTVASSVANSAVNSAVNSGAEDNSEMKFRARKKKKKTKKELKEQEVRRRLRHIEWLNSPKGTPHPADTDDEE, encoded by the exons ATGCCTCACCCTGTAACCCCGCCCTTATCGCAGCAAGAACAGCAAGCGACGATGACCGTCGTGGCCAAGGGCgatgcccctcccccgccaTCCCAAGAGGAAGTTTCCGCCTTCCTGACCTCCATCTTCACAgccaccacctccgccgctTCGGTCGATGCCGCATACGGTCTTTGCGAAGTCTTGAACAACACGGTCGGGTTCGCTGGCCTGCACCAATATGGAatcctcgccgaggtcaagaaggccgccgccaacaagaAGTCCCCGCAGCTGCGCGAGTCTGCTCAGAACCTGCTCGGTGCCCTCTTTGAGCGCATGCCCCCCAAGTCGCCCTTGAGCGAGGTCGTCTTCCTGCTccaggatggcggcgtggTCCCCTGCgctctcgacgccctcgccgacaaggGCTCCGTCGTTCGCGAGTCTGCCCAATATGCGCTGGACGCCCTCTTCAACAACCTGAGCCCCGAggctctcgtcgtcggcctcctccccgtccttCACACCTACCTCACCAAGAAGACCGGAAAGTGGCAGGGAACTGCTGCCGCTCTCCTTCTGCTGCAGAAGatcgccgacaaggccaagcagACCGTCGGCTCCACCCaagagcaggccgaggagcaggaTGTTCTTCGCGAGACCATGGGCACCAAGCTCGCCGGTCTCATccccctcgtcgagggcggaaTGCACGACCTCAagtccgaggtcgagaagcaggCTGTCCAGACTATGACCGCCCTCACCGGCATCATGtccaacgacgacgtcgctCCTCGCATCCCCCTCCTTATCGATACCATGCACCACCCCTCCACCGAGACCCTGCGCAAGGCTATCCACGCCCTGTCCATGACCACCTttgtcgccatcgtcacctCTCCTGTCCTCGCTCTCCTGACTCCCCTGCTGGAGCGTTCCCTCAACACCCCGACCACCGCCCAGGAggtcctccgccagaccgttgtcgtcgtcgagaactTGACCAAGCTGGTTCACGACCCTATCGAGGCCAGAACCTTCCTGCCCAAGCTGCAGCCTGGTGTCAAGGGCGTCTACGACCGCGCCTCCCTTCCTGAGGTCAGAGAGTTGGCCAAGAGAGCGCTGGACGTCATCGAGAAAGCCAtgggcgacgacaaggatCTCATCGAGCGTGTCTCTGGCGACGATGTTgccaagatcctcgaggccgagatcaagaagaACGGCGGCCTGGCAAACGCCGACGCCTTCAAGCTGGCCCGCCCCTACATCTGCGACCaagtcgccgaggacgtcaaCCACCGTTTTGTTCGTCGCATCTCTGCCAGAATCTCCCCTTACCTGCAAGCTCTCCTGAATAaccccgccgccaccactgccgtcgccgagggtgTACAAAAGCACTACGTTGAGGAGGATGAGCGCAAGTACGGTGTCCctgagaaggaggacgatggTGAGACGGAGATTGTCAACGCTCACTTCTCCCTGGCCTATGGCGGtatgctgctgctgtcccaCACCAACCTGAGACTCCTCAAGGGTCACCGTTACGGTCTCTGCGGTCGAAACGGTGCCGGCAAGTCTACGCTCATGCGCAGTATTGCCAACGGCAAGCTGGAAGGCTTCCCCCCTCAGGACGTCCTCCGCACTATCTACGTCGAGCACAACCAGGGTGAGGATGCCGACATCAGCATTCTCGACTTCGTCCTAAAGGACTCTGAGATTGAAGCGCGTGGTCgcgacaaggtcatcgaggTTCTCGCCGAGTTCGGTTTCACCGACGGCCCCGACGGCCGCCAGTCCCACAAGGTTGGCTCTCTGTCCGGTGGATGGAAGATGAAGTTAGCCTTGGCTCGTGCCATgctcaagggcgccgacgtcctgctgctcgacgaaCCTACCAACCACTTGGACGTTGCCAACATTGCCTGGCTCGAGACCTATCTCAAGACCCACCCCGACATCACCAGTTTGATCGTTTCCCACGACTCCGGTttcctcgacaacgtcaCCACCGACATCTACCACTACGAGCCCAACAAGAAGCTGGCGTGCTACAAGGGCAACCTGGCCAACTTCGTTAAGCTCCGCCCCGAAGCCAAGAGCTACTACACGCTCTCTGCCTCCCAGGTCCAGTTCAAGTTCCCGCCCCCCGGTATCTTGACCGGTGTCAAGTCCCTGACCCGCGCCATCATTCGCATGACCGGCGTCTCCTACCAGTACCCCAAGGCCCCCAAGCCTTCCCTGAGCGAAGTCACTTGCCAGCTTACTCTGTCGTCCAGAGTGGCCATCATCGGTCCTAACGGTGCTGGCAAGTCTACCCTCATCAAGATTCTCACTGGCGAGGTAATTCCCACCACCGGCAAGGTAGAGAAGCACCCCAACCTGCGTATCGGGTACATCAAGCAGCACGCTCTCGAGCACGTCGAGATGCATCTCGAGAAGACGCCCAACCAGTATCTGCAGTGGCGTTACGCCAACGGTGACGATCGCGAGGTCCACATGAAGCAGACCCGCATGCTGTCGGAGAAGGACCGCGAGCAAATGGACAAGCTCATCGAtctcaaggacggcaagtCCGCCCGCCAGATCGAGACCATTGTCGGTCGTCAGAAGTACAAGAAGACCTTCCAATACGAAGT CAAATGGCGCGGCTACCTGCCCAAGTACAACACCCAGGTCTCCCGCGAGACCATGATTGAGTGGGGCTTCTCCAAGCTCATCCAGGAGTTCGATGACCACGAGGCTTCTCGCGAGGGTCTCGGTTACCGCGAGCTCCAGCCTACTGTCATCTCCAAGCACTTTGAGGACCTGGGCCTGGACCCCGAGATCGCCAACCACAACGAGATCGGCTCGCTGTCCGGTGGCCAGAAGGTTaaggtcgtcatcgccggTGCCATGTGGAACAACCCCCATTTGCTGGTGCTCGACGAGCCGACCAACTTCTTGGACCGTGACTCCCTCGGCggtctcgccgtcgccatccgcGAGTTCAAGGGTGGTGTCATCCTCATTTCTCATAACGAGGagttcgtcggcgccctgtGCTCCGAGCAGTGGCACGTCAACGACGGCCGCGTCGCCCTCCGCGGCAACGCTGCCATCAACCTCGGCTCGTTCGAGGATAGCAGCGCGCCTGGCAGCGCCATCGCCTCGACGGTCGCGTCAAGCGTCGCCAACAGTGCTGTCAACAGCGCCGTTAACTCGGGCGCTGAGGACAACTCGGAGATGAAGTTCCGCGcccgcaagaagaagaagaagaccaagaaggagctcaaggagcaggaggtccgtcgtcgtctccgccACATTGAGTGGCTCAACAGCCCCAAGGGAACCCCGCACCCTGCCGacacggacgacgaggagtaA